The following proteins are encoded in a genomic region of Dermatophagoides farinae isolate YC_2012a chromosome 8, ASM2471394v1, whole genome shotgun sequence:
- the LOC124496178 gene encoding uncharacterized protein LOC124496178 isoform X3: MATMIMNGVAIPSLARNGGPTAKFLIKPPMNDETNLHSNHHHNQKNDDVDGELTQNINIEHNPNKNIDNNHHYHLHIPGHNSSPSDLIFGFNAGDKNDVAKMNPNDQQRPQRKKKYSIQNNGNAIEQNDNGIGVGIVPLLNRHDSNMTTVPSCTISINNGGHNNQQSDQKSTLSNHHHHHHNHRFHQFFGSSSSSSSTPTTTTTTTETTLSSNLSLNGHRKKSWKMILCSWILTILAILIIIGISFVCGFLAAQYIYKYHCDVSSISSEKNHLISSNNQPSSQENDGQNQRIGRFNRFGHIWSYTSKTPENNVSSNIENSTLNINTTTVKPIAMVIYSVDSINDDRNDSITEHYNDDKIVPIINQNFTTTTESNIDKDSNRTRNFEQQNPISGQPFTSETPLPFTTAPSSNEEEKMTENNDENTTPRSKTLSPSSSPSTTPPTATEMTTTTSESSNFLSTLIDEYNQVLNDSIKQTSHEAGDVFYPIFNFSSTPTANMTSMEFLESNKTEIISNEQILNSTIFDDDSNILTTTLAPPTSTELVFNSTKDDNNYDDDDESDDNITSTIMMTTSNNNSSSSVELIPNSVDVQNDNSSIDPDSYLVPSWLIPNDTYDQTDSAETTTMTTTTTTNFSTTTTKRTTIDDENSTSTLNNTDSDNDDEFTTELSNFDLITNETDIPDNYTETVEPTNEFITTTLVPETNRTGRIFSHNENNDNVDGEIIDEHDMIHNENNTTMFNVTNGSNQIMAMNNVTNLPIFEPPLCLDAQFQCPNTTSSECLDKSRICDGIVDCPQDLFDELDCMEKNCGQNFRCGRTIPPISESDSNETLPLNNHSIAMDTISVKSKPNIYCIPRSHYCDGIWDCHDGSDEIDCHIDKCEAGKVLCRDNSACITGKQACDGVYNCRDRSDEAGCGTKSSCESKGKFYCDDSSLCISKSLVCDGIADCLNGDDEKDCLKPETCRAEDSKFFCQHSAECIDRSKRCDGHVDCIDYSDEDRCFESDLDDYVYAFNGAKNHWSLLCVSPLFDYDDADEICTKMGMSYAVNFSTIKISRLLNDSTWAILSNSSSSSSSSSKIISFESSCSDNLALMIECEQLHCDSRTQLKKTNIAIETPEEIPTPISIHNSTNHVQTCLAYTLSPKLLLTSGQCLMTLEFTKQNLTVNVGGKEMPIERVRVHPKYSNFRTIRFADYDMALIETSELIPEHSLNHSSICLPSSKLDPEITCFIGNYRNSDTAFKVLESSYCNTTEHFAGLLTNRHVCAAEDSGNSAIQSKPGICLPPYLPLICLSSQSHWYIAGYSSYQYGCDPLTGHPIFRGYSPHPTLFSNLFSMHSFIDQTLGRGTYRRKRSKLNEINKNDRPNISEQPSNANEEKRAVFIVSGSVEDQQWLLEQDARKQKSFNINNTNTINEDEHTTLKTDITATTLVQNSTDQLNVTKIETTTIDNDDLNLTNITSSNDTEKEMITTTIIPTTTTIGSLNFTNEIDLFIDENSTENSSSLLLKNSTNDLYNQPTLLSNIDHFIENITSSTATNTSIFSMEMIDIDHIINETMLNFDDATIVPDEQLDNNQSETTTTTTKTLATMNTVNSMIASYHTDFPTTENESTDLTSISMADDLENEMYDQMK, encoded by the exons atggccacaatgattatgaatggTGTGGCCATTCCATCATTGGCTCGTAATGGTGGACCAACGGCCAAATTTCTAATCAAACCaccaatgaatgatgaaacaaatttacattctaatcatcatcataatcaaaagaatgatgatgtcgatggTGAACTAACGCAAAATATCAATATTGAACATaatccaaataaaaatattgataataatcatcattatcatttacaTATTCCCGGTCATAATTCATCGCCATCGGATTtaatttttggtttcaatgctggtgataaaaatgatgtggccaaaatgaatccaaatgatcaacaaagaccacagcgaaaaaaaaaatattcaatacaaaataatggcaatgccattgaacaaaatgacaatggTATCGGTGTCGGTATTGTACCATTATTAAATAGACATGATTCAAATATGACAACAGTGCCATCATGTACCATATCGATAAATAATGGtggccataataatcaacaaagtGATCAAAAATCTACCctttctaatcatcatcatcatcatcataatcatcgatttcatcaattttttggttcatcatcatcatcgtcatctacACCAaccacgacgacgacgacgacagaaacaacattatcatcaaatctaTCATTAAATGGTCATAGGAAAAAATCCTGGAAAATGATATTGTGTTCATGGATCTTGACAATATTGGccatattgattattattggtatCTCATTTGTATGTGGATTTTTGGCTGCACAAT aTATCTACAAATATCACTGTGATGTATCATCAATCtcatcggaaaaaaatcatttaatctCATCAAATAATCAGCCATCATCACAAGAGAATGATGGCCAAAATCAACGTATTGGACgtttcaatcgatttggTCATATATGGTCATATACGTCGAAAACGCCGGAAAATAATGTTAGCagtaatattgaaaatagtACATTGAATATTAATACGACAACAGTAAAACCCATTGCAATGGTCATCTATAGTGTTGAttcgatcaatgatgatcgaaatgattcaattacaGAACATTATAATGACGATAAAATTGTgccaattatcaatcaaaattttacaacaacgaccgaatcaaatattgataaaGATTCAAATCGAACTCGaaattttgaacaacaaaatccaatCAGTGGTCAACCATTCACTTCGGAAACACCTTTACCATTTACTACTGCACCGTCAtcgaatgaagaagaaaaaatgactgaaaacaatgatgaaaatacaaCACCCAGATCGAAAACTTTATCACCTTCGTCATCGCCATCAACAACGCCACCAACAGCAACCGAGATGACTACAACTACCAGTGAATCTTCGAATTTTTTATCCACATTAATCGATGAATATAATCAAgtattgaatgattcaataaaACAGACTAGCCATGAAGCCGGTGATGTTTTTTATcctatattcaatttttcatccacACCTACCGCCAATATGAcatcaatggaatttttagaatcaaataaaacgGAAATTATTTCCAATGAACAAATTCTCAATTCAaccatttttgatgatgattctaatATTCTAACGACAACATTGGCTCCGCCAACATCAACAGAATTGGTgttcaattcaacaaaag atgataataattatgatgatgatgatgagagtgatgataatataacatcaacaataatgatgacaacatctaataataattcttcgTCTTCAGTTGAATTGATACCAAATTCTGTTGAtgttcaaaatgataattcttCTATTGATCCGGATTCATATCTCGTACCTAGTTGGCTAATACCAAATGATACATACGATCAAACTGATTCagcagaaacaacaacaatgacgacgacgacaacaacaaatttttcaaccacaacaacaaaaagaacaacgatagatgatgaaaattctacatcaacattgaataatacCGACagtgataacgatgatgaatttacaACCGAATTAtcgaattttgatttaatcacTAATGAAACGGATATTCCTGATAATTATACCGAAACTGTAGAACCAACTAATGAATTCATAACAACTACATTAGTACCTGAAACTAATCGAACTGGACGTATATTTAgtcataatgaaaataatgataatgtagaTGGagaaattattgatgaacatGATATGATTCATAATGAGAATAATACAACAATGTTCAATGTAACAAAtggatcaaatcaaataatggcCATGAATAATGTAACCAATTTACCAATATTTGAACCACCATTGTGTTTGGATGCACAATTTCAATGTCCAAATACCACGTCATCGGAATGTTTGGATAAATCTCGTATCTGTGATGGAATTGTAGATTGTCCACAGGATCTTTTTGATGAACTAGattgtatggaaaaaaattgtggaCAAAATTTCCGTTGTGGTCGAACGATACCACCGATTTCTGAATCAGATTCGAATGAAACTTTACCATtgaataatcattcaatcgcAATGGATACAATTTCAGTAAAATCTAAACCAAACATTTATTGTATACCACGATCACATTATTGTGATGGTATTTGGGATTGTCATGATGGTTCCGATGAAATCGATTGTCATATCGATAAATGTGAAGCTGGTAAAGTTTTATGTCGTGATAATAGTGCCTGTATAACGGGAAAACAAGCATGTGATGGTGTATATAATTGTCGTGATCGTTCTGATGAAGCCGGTTGTG GCACTAAATCCAGTTGTGAATCTAAGGGCAAATTTTACTGTGATGATAGTTCACTTTGTATAAGCAAATCATTGGTATGTGATGGTATTGCCGATTGTCTTAATGGTGACGATGAAAAAGATTGCC TAAAACCGGAAACCTGTCGAGCTGAagattcgaaatttttttgccaacATTCAGCCGAATGTATTGATCGTAGTAAACGTTGTGATGGACATGTTGATTGTATTGATTATTCCGATGAGGATCGTTGTT TCGAATCCGATTTGGATGATTATGTTTATGCATTTAATGGAGCAAAAAATCATTGGTCATTATTATGTGTTAGTCCATTATTCGATTacgatgatgctgatgaaaTATGTACAAAAATGGGAATGTCATATGCCGTTAATTTTTCAACCATAAAAATTAGTCGTCTCTTGAATGATTCAACTTGGGCTATTCTatcgaattcatcatcatcatcatcatcgtcttcaaaaattatttcatttgaatccaGCTGTTCCGATAACCTGGCGCTTATGATTGAATGTGAACAACTTCATTGTGATTCTCGTacacaattgaaaaaaacaaatatagcCATTGAAACGCCAGAAGAAATTCCTACTCCAATTTCTATTCATAATTCCACCAATCATGTTCAAACATGTCTTGCATATACATTGTCACCGAAATTGTTGCTCACAAGTGGACAATGTTTGAT gACTTTAGAATTTACTAAACAAAATCTCACTGTTAATGTTGGTGGCAAAGAAATGCCAATCGAACGTGTACGTGTTCATCcgaaatattcaaattttcgtACAATCCGATTTGCCGATTATGATATGGCATTGATTGAAACTAGTGAATTAATACCTGAACATTCattaaatcattcatcaatatgtTTACCTAGTTCTAAACTGGATCCAGAAATAACATGTTTTATTGGAAATTATCGAAATAGTGATACAGCATTTAAAGTTTTAGAATCATCCTATTGTAATACAACTGAACATTTTGCTGGTTTATTAACAAATCGTCATGTTTGTGCAGCTGAAGATAGTGGCAATAGTGCTATCCAATCAAAACCTGGTATCTGTCTACCGCCATATTTACCATTAATATGTTTAAGTAGTCAATCACATTGGTATATAGCTGGCTATTCTTCCTATCAATATGGTTGTGATCCATTGACTGGTCATCCAATATTTCGTGGTTATTCACCACATCCAACATTGTTCTCGAATCTATTTTCaatgcattcattcattgatcaaacaCTTGGTCGTGGAACATATCGTCGTAAGCGATCAAAATTGaacgaaataaacaaaaatgatagaCCGAATATTAGTGAACAACCGAGCAATgcaaatgaagaaaaacgtGCAGTATTCATTGTTTCTGGAAGTGTAGAAGATCAACAATGGTTATTGGAACAGGAtgcaagaaaacaaaaaagtttcaatatcaacaatacGAATACGATTAATGAAGATGAACATACGACTCTTAAAACCGATATAACTGCAACCACTCTTGTACAGAATTCTACCGATCAATTGAATgttacaaaaattgaaacaaccaccatagataatgatgatttgaatctAACCAATATaacatcatcgaatgatacTGAAAAGGAAATGATTACAACAACTATAATAccaactactactacaatTGGTTCGTTAAATTTTACAAATGAAatagatttatttattgatgaaaattcgactgaaaattcatcatcattattattgaaaaattcaacaaatgatttGTATAATCAACCAACGTTattatcaaatattgatcattttattgaaaatataacatcatcaacagcaacaaatacgtcaatattttcaatggaaatgattgatattgatcatatcataaatgaaacaatgttAAACTTTGATGATGCTACAATTGTACCCGATGAACAGCtagataataatcaatcagaaacgacaacgacgacaacaaaaacattggcAACAATGAATACAgttaattcaatgattgcaTCTTATCATACAGATTTcccaacaacagaaaatgaGTCCACTGATCTGACATCCATTTCAATGGCGGATGatttagaaaatgaaatgtatgatcaaatgaaatga
- the LOC124496178 gene encoding uncharacterized protein LOC124496178 isoform X1 gives MNPIRQKQPFTSIPIPPPPPPPPPPPATFLSTKKSNLVVHLSTPTPSPPPLSMRTKTQSQTSSSSTSVMPNNRTRSRVEFSANQFNRNFQNSHHHQQRYNNHDSNPNKKDYFFTQPYYPYYYRQYYLNNFGGIGVGGKYHIAPGYNSLIGNGVVGGHKSHITLPPSSLFSINRTIGIHHQKQPLPSPLSSSQPAIISTKKLKQQKKKKLKKYGKKTTKTKQKSSSSSMATMIMNGVAIPSLARNGGPTAKFLIKPPMNDETNLHSNHHHNQKNDDVDGELTQNINIEHNPNKNIDNNHHYHLHIPGHNSSPSDLIFGFNAGDKNDVAKMNPNDQQRPQRKKKYSIQNNGNAIEQNDNGIGVGIVPLLNRHDSNMTTVPSCTISINNGGHNNQQSDQKSTLSNHHHHHHNHRFHQFFGSSSSSSSTPTTTTTTTETTLSSNLSLNGHRKKSWKMILCSWILTILAILIIIGISFVCGFLAAQYIYKYHCDVSSISSEKNHLISSNNQPSSQENDGQNQRIGRFNRFGHIWSYTSKTPENNVSSNIENSTLNINTTTVKPIAMVIYSVDSINDDRNDSITEHYNDDKIVPIINQNFTTTTESNIDKDSNRTRNFEQQNPISGQPFTSETPLPFTTAPSSNEEEKMTENNDENTTPRSKTLSPSSSPSTTPPTATEMTTTTSESSNFLSTLIDEYNQVLNDSIKQTSHEAGDVFYPIFNFSSTPTANMTSMEFLESNKTEIISNEQILNSTIFDDDSNILTTTLAPPTSTELVFNSTKDDNNYDDDDESDDNITSTIMMTTSNNNSSSSVELIPNSVDVQNDNSSIDPDSYLVPSWLIPNDTYDQTDSAETTTMTTTTTTNFSTTTTKRTTIDDENSTSTLNNTDSDNDDEFTTELSNFDLITNETDIPDNYTETVEPTNEFITTTLVPETNRTGRIFSHNENNDNVDGEIIDEHDMIHNENNTTMFNVTNGSNQIMAMNNVTNLPIFEPPLCLDAQFQCPNTTSSECLDKSRICDGIVDCPQDLFDELDCMEKNCGQNFRCGRTIPPISESDSNETLPLNNHSIAMDTISVKSKPNIYCIPRSHYCDGIWDCHDGSDEIDCHIDKCEAGKVLCRDNSACITGKQACDGVYNCRDRSDEAGCGTKSSCESKGKFYCDDSSLCISKSLVCDGIADCLNGDDEKDCLKPETCRAEDSKFFCQHSAECIDRSKRCDGHVDCIDYSDEDRCFESDLDDYVYAFNGAKNHWSLLCVSPLFDYDDADEICTKMGMSYAVNFSTIKISRLLNDSTWAILSNSSSSSSSSSKIISFESSCSDNLALMIECEQLHCDSRTQLKKTNIAIETPEEIPTPISIHNSTNHVQTCLAYTLSPKLLLTSGQCLMTLEFTKQNLTVNVGGKEMPIERVRVHPKYSNFRTIRFADYDMALIETSELIPEHSLNHSSICLPSSKLDPEITCFIGNYRNSDTAFKVLESSYCNTTEHFAGLLTNRHVCAAEDSGNSAIQSKPGICLPPYLPLICLSSQSHWYIAGYSSYQYGCDPLTGHPIFRGYSPHPTLFSNLFSMHSFIDQTLGRGTYRRKRSKLNEINKNDRPNISEQPSNANEEKRAVFIVSGSVEDQQWLLEQDARKQKSFNINNTNTINEDEHTTLKTDITATTLVQNSTDQLNVTKIETTTIDNDDLNLTNITSSNDTEKEMITTTIIPTTTTIGSLNFTNEIDLFIDENSTENSSSLLLKNSTNDLYNQPTLLSNIDHFIENITSSTATNTSIFSMEMIDIDHIINETMLNFDDATIVPDEQLDNNQSETTTTTTKTLATMNTVNSMIASYHTDFPTTENESTDLTSISMADDLENEMYDQMK, from the exons ATGAATCCAATTCGTCAAAAGCAACCTTTTACTTCAATACCAATAcccccaccaccaccaccgccgccGCCACCCCCTGCAACTTTTTTATCAactaaaaaatcaaatttagtTGTCCATTTATCCACGCCAACACCATCACCGCCACCATTATCGATGCGTACAAAAACACAatcacaaacatcatcatcatcaacatcagtAATGCCGAACAATAGGACAAGATCACGTGTAGAATTTTCTGCTAATCAATTTaatcgaaattttcaaaattctcatcaccatcaacaacgatacaataatcatgatagtaatccaaataaaaaggattatttttttacacaaCCATATTATCCCTATTATTATCGGCAATATTATCTCAATAATTTTGGTGGTATCGGTGTTGGTGGTAAATATCATATTGCACCTGGTTATAATAGTTTAATAGGAAAtggtgttgttggtggtcATAAAAGTCATATAAcattaccaccatcatcattattctcaATAAATCGTACGATTggtattcatcatcaaaaacagcCACTACCATCACCATTGTCGTCATCACAACCGGCAATTatatcgacaaaaaaattaaaacaacaaaaaaagaaaaaactaaaaaaatatggtaaaaaaactaccaaaacaaaacaaaaaag ttcatcatcatcaatggccacaatgattatgaatggTGTGGCCATTCCATCATTGGCTCGTAATGGTGGACCAACGGCCAAATTTCTAATCAAACCaccaatgaatgatgaaacaaatttacattctaatcatcatcataatcaaaagaatgatgatgtcgatggTGAACTAACGCAAAATATCAATATTGAACATaatccaaataaaaatattgataataatcatcattatcatttacaTATTCCCGGTCATAATTCATCGCCATCGGATTtaatttttggtttcaatgctggtgataaaaatgatgtggccaaaatgaatccaaatgatcaacaaagaccacagcgaaaaaaaaaatattcaatacaaaataatggcaatgccattgaacaaaatgacaatggTATCGGTGTCGGTATTGTACCATTATTAAATAGACATGATTCAAATATGACAACAGTGCCATCATGTACCATATCGATAAATAATGGtggccataataatcaacaaagtGATCAAAAATCTACCctttctaatcatcatcatcatcatcataatcatcgatttcatcaattttttggttcatcatcatcatcgtcatctacACCAaccacgacgacgacgacgacagaaacaacattatcatcaaatctaTCATTAAATGGTCATAGGAAAAAATCCTGGAAAATGATATTGTGTTCATGGATCTTGACAATATTGGccatattgattattattggtatCTCATTTGTATGTGGATTTTTGGCTGCACAAT aTATCTACAAATATCACTGTGATGTATCATCAATCtcatcggaaaaaaatcatttaatctCATCAAATAATCAGCCATCATCACAAGAGAATGATGGCCAAAATCAACGTATTGGACgtttcaatcgatttggTCATATATGGTCATATACGTCGAAAACGCCGGAAAATAATGTTAGCagtaatattgaaaatagtACATTGAATATTAATACGACAACAGTAAAACCCATTGCAATGGTCATCTATAGTGTTGAttcgatcaatgatgatcgaaatgattcaattacaGAACATTATAATGACGATAAAATTGTgccaattatcaatcaaaattttacaacaacgaccgaatcaaatattgataaaGATTCAAATCGAACTCGaaattttgaacaacaaaatccaatCAGTGGTCAACCATTCACTTCGGAAACACCTTTACCATTTACTACTGCACCGTCAtcgaatgaagaagaaaaaatgactgaaaacaatgatgaaaatacaaCACCCAGATCGAAAACTTTATCACCTTCGTCATCGCCATCAACAACGCCACCAACAGCAACCGAGATGACTACAACTACCAGTGAATCTTCGAATTTTTTATCCACATTAATCGATGAATATAATCAAgtattgaatgattcaataaaACAGACTAGCCATGAAGCCGGTGATGTTTTTTATcctatattcaatttttcatccacACCTACCGCCAATATGAcatcaatggaatttttagaatcaaataaaacgGAAATTATTTCCAATGAACAAATTCTCAATTCAaccatttttgatgatgattctaatATTCTAACGACAACATTGGCTCCGCCAACATCAACAGAATTGGTgttcaattcaacaaaag atgataataattatgatgatgatgatgagagtgatgataatataacatcaacaataatgatgacaacatctaataataattcttcgTCTTCAGTTGAATTGATACCAAATTCTGTTGAtgttcaaaatgataattcttCTATTGATCCGGATTCATATCTCGTACCTAGTTGGCTAATACCAAATGATACATACGATCAAACTGATTCagcagaaacaacaacaatgacgacgacgacaacaacaaatttttcaaccacaacaacaaaaagaacaacgatagatgatgaaaattctacatcaacattgaataatacCGACagtgataacgatgatgaatttacaACCGAATTAtcgaattttgatttaatcacTAATGAAACGGATATTCCTGATAATTATACCGAAACTGTAGAACCAACTAATGAATTCATAACAACTACATTAGTACCTGAAACTAATCGAACTGGACGTATATTTAgtcataatgaaaataatgataatgtagaTGGagaaattattgatgaacatGATATGATTCATAATGAGAATAATACAACAATGTTCAATGTAACAAAtggatcaaatcaaataatggcCATGAATAATGTAACCAATTTACCAATATTTGAACCACCATTGTGTTTGGATGCACAATTTCAATGTCCAAATACCACGTCATCGGAATGTTTGGATAAATCTCGTATCTGTGATGGAATTGTAGATTGTCCACAGGATCTTTTTGATGAACTAGattgtatggaaaaaaattgtggaCAAAATTTCCGTTGTGGTCGAACGATACCACCGATTTCTGAATCAGATTCGAATGAAACTTTACCATtgaataatcattcaatcgcAATGGATACAATTTCAGTAAAATCTAAACCAAACATTTATTGTATACCACGATCACATTATTGTGATGGTATTTGGGATTGTCATGATGGTTCCGATGAAATCGATTGTCATATCGATAAATGTGAAGCTGGTAAAGTTTTATGTCGTGATAATAGTGCCTGTATAACGGGAAAACAAGCATGTGATGGTGTATATAATTGTCGTGATCGTTCTGATGAAGCCGGTTGTG GCACTAAATCCAGTTGTGAATCTAAGGGCAAATTTTACTGTGATGATAGTTCACTTTGTATAAGCAAATCATTGGTATGTGATGGTATTGCCGATTGTCTTAATGGTGACGATGAAAAAGATTGCC TAAAACCGGAAACCTGTCGAGCTGAagattcgaaatttttttgccaacATTCAGCCGAATGTATTGATCGTAGTAAACGTTGTGATGGACATGTTGATTGTATTGATTATTCCGATGAGGATCGTTGTT TCGAATCCGATTTGGATGATTATGTTTATGCATTTAATGGAGCAAAAAATCATTGGTCATTATTATGTGTTAGTCCATTATTCGATTacgatgatgctgatgaaaTATGTACAAAAATGGGAATGTCATATGCCGTTAATTTTTCAACCATAAAAATTAGTCGTCTCTTGAATGATTCAACTTGGGCTATTCTatcgaattcatcatcatcatcatcatcgtcttcaaaaattatttcatttgaatccaGCTGTTCCGATAACCTGGCGCTTATGATTGAATGTGAACAACTTCATTGTGATTCTCGTacacaattgaaaaaaacaaatatagcCATTGAAACGCCAGAAGAAATTCCTACTCCAATTTCTATTCATAATTCCACCAATCATGTTCAAACATGTCTTGCATATACATTGTCACCGAAATTGTTGCTCACAAGTGGACAATGTTTGAT gACTTTAGAATTTACTAAACAAAATCTCACTGTTAATGTTGGTGGCAAAGAAATGCCAATCGAACGTGTACGTGTTCATCcgaaatattcaaattttcgtACAATCCGATTTGCCGATTATGATATGGCATTGATTGAAACTAGTGAATTAATACCTGAACATTCattaaatcattcatcaatatgtTTACCTAGTTCTAAACTGGATCCAGAAATAACATGTTTTATTGGAAATTATCGAAATAGTGATACAGCATTTAAAGTTTTAGAATCATCCTATTGTAATACAACTGAACATTTTGCTGGTTTATTAACAAATCGTCATGTTTGTGCAGCTGAAGATAGTGGCAATAGTGCTATCCAATCAAAACCTGGTATCTGTCTACCGCCATATTTACCATTAATATGTTTAAGTAGTCAATCACATTGGTATATAGCTGGCTATTCTTCCTATCAATATGGTTGTGATCCATTGACTGGTCATCCAATATTTCGTGGTTATTCACCACATCCAACATTGTTCTCGAATCTATTTTCaatgcattcattcattgatcaaacaCTTGGTCGTGGAACATATCGTCGTAAGCGATCAAAATTGaacgaaataaacaaaaatgatagaCCGAATATTAGTGAACAACCGAGCAATgcaaatgaagaaaaacgtGCAGTATTCATTGTTTCTGGAAGTGTAGAAGATCAACAATGGTTATTGGAACAGGAtgcaagaaaacaaaaaagtttcaatatcaacaatacGAATACGATTAATGAAGATGAACATACGACTCTTAAAACCGATATAACTGCAACCACTCTTGTACAGAATTCTACCGATCAATTGAATgttacaaaaattgaaacaaccaccatagataatgatgatttgaatctAACCAATATaacatcatcgaatgatacTGAAAAGGAAATGATTACAACAACTATAATAccaactactactacaatTGGTTCGTTAAATTTTACAAATGAAatagatttatttattgatgaaaattcgactgaaaattcatcatcattattattgaaaaattcaacaaatgatttGTATAATCAACCAACGTTattatcaaatattgatcattttattgaaaatataacatcatcaacagcaacaaatacgtcaatattttcaatggaaatgattgatattgatcatatcataaatgaaacaatgttAAACTTTGATGATGCTACAATTGTACCCGATGAACAGCtagataataatcaatcagaaacgacaacgacgacaacaaaaacattggcAACAATGAATACAgttaattcaatgattgcaTCTTATCATACAGATTTcccaacaacagaaaatgaGTCCACTGATCTGACATCCATTTCAATGGCGGATGatttagaaaatgaaatgtatgatcaaatgaaatga